A genomic window from Clostridium aceticum includes:
- a CDS encoding ABC transporter ATP-binding protein produces MKNQRTQKTVLIAEGVRKSYGLRGNAQQVLQGIDLRVIEGEFVGIMGPSGSGKTTLLNTLATIDRATDGQIFIKEHEISKMKDSQLSRIRRQHLGFIFQDYNLLDTLTVKENILLPVSLTKTSKKQAETEFNAITEILGIKSLANKYPSEISGGEKQRTSAARALIHSPSIVFADEPTGALDSKAASNLLENLHEINQGRQVTIVMVTHDPLASSYCSRVVFLKDGRIFSELYRGEKTRESFFKDILDMQAVLGGGTQK; encoded by the coding sequence ATGAAAAATCAAAGGACACAGAAGACAGTTTTAATTGCTGAGGGAGTACGTAAGTCTTATGGTTTAAGGGGAAATGCTCAACAGGTGTTACAAGGAATCGACCTTCGAGTGATAGAGGGTGAGTTTGTTGGAATTATGGGACCTTCAGGCTCAGGCAAGACAACTCTTCTCAATACATTAGCTACTATTGACCGTGCCACAGATGGACAAATTTTTATAAAAGAGCACGAGATATCCAAAATGAAGGATAGTCAGCTTTCAAGAATTCGTCGTCAACATTTAGGCTTTATCTTTCAGGATTACAATTTGCTTGATACATTAACGGTAAAAGAAAACATACTGTTACCAGTTTCTTTAACAAAAACAAGCAAAAAGCAGGCTGAAACGGAGTTTAATGCAATCACAGAGATATTAGGAATCAAGTCGTTAGCAAATAAGTACCCTTCTGAGATTTCAGGAGGTGAAAAGCAACGGACCTCTGCAGCACGAGCGTTAATTCATTCGCCCTCCATTGTTTTTGCTGATGAGCCTACTGGTGCCCTTGATTCAAAAGCAGCCTCCAACTTATTAGAAAATTTACATGAGATTAACCAAGGACGACAAGTCACTATTGTTATGGTTACACATGACCCATTAGCATCTAGTTACTGTAGCCGTGTGGTCTTTCTAAAGGATGGAAGGATTTTTTCTGAATTGTACCGGGGAGAGAAAACGAGAGAATCCTTCTTTAAGGACATTCTTGATATGCAAGCCGTTCTTGGAGGGGGAACCCAGAAATGA
- a CDS encoding ABC transporter permease, which produces MTIKKLVIRSMGKNIKMYYLYFFSMIFSISLYFIFSTLQNDQTIVNMSKTSMNFSASFQVAGILLTFITIVFTMYATSIFIRRRSQEIGLYQLIGLSKAWVARVLILEHTILGLGALLIGMLVGTLLSRLFILMFMNLIGLEAMIGLTFSSQAVIQTIAVFTCLIAVTSLQIILKVYRSTLLQLFQANNQNDYFVKRPSILSSILGLAGLSLIGFGYYVSTFIVDHADLLMFLMLLVLASTILGTYLVFHTTISWILYVFRKKQNGNLGLYNSLSVAPLMHRMKGHANSLTLITVLSAATITMISLSYSLYYSTENDVRLAMPFDFAVENMQDEAAIISSRLEEEQIEFYHYQLDAIRFNGTWVEQGPNVDNRHRRFMLFSAEQMAQAGLDVESPQDDEAIYYNTRAIIEGMDTSFPKDVQYASKDEVNQLTVSKFRIENVMNYRFYGQQLLVSEETFQRMRDSIQDDEYKEFLTFEVFQLLDTEKSDMASDIFLTSLDSDLYITDFYSAYEGSRQTFGLLIFIAGILGFVFILSTGSILYFKQMTEAEQEKTHYRILRQLGFQVKDIMKGIVRKQLFVYLIPLGIGLIHAAFALNVGSILMAASMLTPIIISMVAYIVIYLMFAAFTIRYYKNIVINAL; this is translated from the coding sequence ATGACTATAAAGAAATTAGTAATCCGCAGCATGGGAAAAAACATCAAAATGTATTATCTCTATTTTTTCTCCATGATTTTCAGCATAAGTTTGTATTTTATCTTTTCTACCCTACAAAATGATCAAACCATTGTTAACATGAGTAAAACTAGCATGAACTTCTCAGCGAGCTTTCAAGTCGCTGGAATATTACTCACTTTCATTACCATTGTGTTTACGATGTACGCTACGAGCATATTTATTAGAAGACGTAGTCAAGAAATCGGATTGTATCAGCTAATTGGCTTGTCTAAGGCTTGGGTCGCTCGGGTACTGATCTTGGAACACACTATCCTTGGTCTAGGAGCTTTACTTATCGGTATGCTCGTTGGAACTTTACTCTCGCGACTCTTTATTTTAATGTTTATGAACCTGATAGGTCTTGAAGCTATGATTGGCTTAACTTTCTCCAGCCAAGCAGTCATCCAAACAATTGCTGTTTTTACTTGTTTAATTGCTGTTACATCCTTACAAATTATACTGAAGGTTTATCGCAGTACATTACTACAATTGTTTCAAGCAAATAATCAAAATGATTACTTTGTCAAGCGTCCAAGTATCCTTTCAAGCATTTTAGGGTTAGCAGGATTAAGTCTAATAGGGTTTGGGTATTATGTGTCTACTTTTATTGTAGACCATGCAGACTTGCTGATGTTTCTTATGTTATTAGTTCTCGCCAGTACCATACTGGGAACCTATTTAGTCTTCCATACGACAATAAGCTGGATACTATATGTTTTCCGAAAAAAGCAAAATGGAAATCTCGGCTTGTATAATAGCCTGTCGGTAGCACCATTAATGCACAGAATGAAGGGTCACGCCAATTCCTTAACCTTAATCACTGTATTGTCTGCCGCAACGATTACGATGATTTCACTTTCATATTCCTTATATTATTCAACGGAAAACGATGTGAGACTGGCGATGCCTTTTGATTTTGCAGTTGAAAATATGCAGGATGAAGCTGCTATCATATCAAGTAGGTTAGAAGAGGAGCAGATTGAATTTTATCATTATCAACTAGATGCCATACGATTTAATGGCACATGGGTGGAACAGGGTCCAAATGTAGATAATCGTCATAGAAGGTTTATGCTTTTTTCAGCAGAGCAGATGGCCCAGGCTGGATTAGATGTTGAGAGTCCCCAAGATGATGAAGCAATCTATTATAATACACGAGCCATTATAGAAGGAATGGATACTTCATTTCCAAAAGACGTGCAGTACGCATCAAAGGATGAAGTAAATCAACTAACAGTCTCCAAGTTTAGGATTGAAAATGTGATGAATTACAGATTCTATGGCCAACAATTACTTGTTTCTGAAGAAACCTTCCAGAGAATGAGAGACAGCATTCAGGATGATGAGTATAAAGAATTTTTGACTTTTGAGGTGTTTCAATTATTGGATACTGAGAAATCTGATATGGCCTCTGACATCTTTCTAACAAGTCTGGATAGTGATCTGTATATCACTGACTTTTATTCCGCATACGAGGGATCGCGTCAAACCTTTGGGCTCCTCATTTTCATCGCCGGCATTTTAGGCTTTGTGTTTATCCTTTCAACGGGAAGTATTTTGTACTTTAAACAAATGACAGAGGCCGAACAAGAAAAAACCCATTATCGGATACTGCGACAACTCGGATTTCAAGTAAAGGATATTATGAAAGGCATCGTCCGTAAGCAGCTCTTTGTTTATTTAATTCCTCTGGGAATTGGGTTAATTCACGCTGCTTTTGCGCTTAACGTAGGTTCTATTCTCATGGCCGCAAGCATGCTCACCCCAATCATCATTAGTATGGTAGCGTATATTGTCATCTATTTGATGTTTGCCGCATTTACCATTCGGTATTACAAAAACATCGTTATAAATGCTCTATAG
- a CDS encoding YxeA family protein, translating into MKKILFSCLVVVVVIASIYLLFPEPFDRFNPLIEQEYVYVEVQNEPTDDNGRYKYREQGVTESGETKRVVFTTSIRLDQGTLLKVLAKATYTEEYKLINEDEMP; encoded by the coding sequence ATGAAAAAGATATTATTTTCTTGTCTTGTTGTAGTCGTTGTCATTGCTAGCATATACCTTTTATTTCCCGAGCCATTCGATCGTTTTAATCCATTGATTGAACAGGAATATGTATATGTTGAAGTTCAAAATGAACCTACAGATGATAACGGAAGATATAAATATAGGGAGCAGGGTGTCACCGAAAGCGGAGAGACGAAACGAGTGGTATTCACCACTAGTATTAGACTCGATCAAGGCACACTTTTAAAAGTACTCGCCAAAGCTACCTACACAGAAGAATATAAACTTATAAATGAGGATGAAATGCCATAA
- a CDS encoding AEC family transporter, whose product MEVSVIIESVISLFIIILVGVYGSKKKIITAETNKKLVDILIQIALPFMIVSSFIYTYDPTIKSNVIKTFYYCILAYILMILISHLLLLPVKSDRKIILHFANVFVNTGYVGFPILNSIYGAEGVIYGSIFNMFFVILVWTYGLILFKGNFDKKELKEELKKILLNPSIIAVCVGIMIMIFDIQLPGALISSVEAIGNITGPLSMIIIGVILADVKIKKYLRDWTIYYGVATKLIIIPAIIYLISLLIGDSSKAINTVVIMSAMPASAMTSILAESFDKKKEYAAVVVSVTTLLSLITVTILLKIIM is encoded by the coding sequence TTGGAGGTATCCGTTATTATAGAAAGTGTTATTTCTTTGTTCATTATTATATTAGTAGGAGTTTATGGCAGTAAGAAAAAGATCATTACTGCAGAAACCAACAAAAAATTAGTAGATATTCTTATACAAATAGCCCTGCCCTTTATGATTGTTTCTTCTTTCATTTATACCTATGATCCTACTATTAAATCTAATGTTATAAAAACATTTTACTACTGTATTTTAGCTTATATACTGATGATCCTTATTTCACACTTGCTCTTGTTGCCAGTAAAAAGTGATAGGAAAATAATCCTGCATTTTGCCAATGTCTTTGTGAATACAGGCTACGTGGGATTTCCAATCCTGAATTCTATATATGGTGCAGAGGGGGTTATATACGGATCTATATTTAATATGTTTTTCGTTATACTAGTGTGGACATATGGTCTTATATTATTTAAAGGTAATTTTGACAAAAAGGAATTAAAGGAAGAACTAAAAAAAATCCTTCTAAATCCATCTATCATAGCAGTTTGTGTAGGCATTATGATCATGATATTTGATATTCAATTACCAGGTGCCTTAATATCTAGCGTAGAGGCCATCGGCAATATCACAGGTCCATTATCCATGATCATTATTGGCGTCATACTGGCAGACGTAAAAATAAAAAAGTATTTAAGAGATTGGACAATATATTATGGAGTAGCTACTAAACTAATTATTATACCTGCTATTATATACTTAATCTCATTGTTAATAGGGGATTCATCTAAGGCTATAAATACGGTAGTTATTATGTCCGCTATGCCGGCTTCCGCTATGACCTCAATACTAGCAGAAAGCTTTGATAAAAAGAAAGAATATGCAGCTGTTGTTGTATCTGTAACTACATTACTTTCGTTAATTACTGTTACTATATTATTAAAGATTATAATGTAG
- a CDS encoding aspartate ammonia-lyase: protein MNFPHEKIYRTEKDFLGEISILQDAYYGIHTQRAVENFSISNRSTNIHLIHAIVEVKKAATMAHLKLGSLSSDIGNAIIIACNEVLQGALSDQFILDPLQGGAGTSSHMNVNEVLTNRALELLGHEKGNYEVIHPLHHTNFSQSTNDVYPTALRIAAIRLLRPLSEACAELQNSLQLKENQYEHIIKLGRTQLMDALPMMAGQSFGAYAQAVARDRWRLYKVEERLRQINIGGTAIGTGMNASLKYIYTITDILQDTTKLGLARSEFPMDITQNMDVFVEVSGLLKSAATNLFKIASDLRLLNSGPKGGIGEITLPSVQIGSSIMSGKVNPVIAEMVCQMAMKVMANDYAITLAAMNGQLELNAFTPLIADTLLESLEMMTKAILLFKEKCIDHIEINEEVCKKHLSESCAIATALVYHIGHDCASQLVKKAQKEDKDITAVLKEEKLMSEEEIEKILNPYVITKPGIPGI from the coding sequence ATGAATTTTCCTCATGAGAAGATTTATCGTACTGAAAAAGACTTTCTAGGAGAAATATCAATTCTACAGGATGCTTACTATGGAATCCATACCCAAAGGGCAGTAGAAAACTTTTCAATAAGCAATAGAAGTACCAATATCCACTTAATTCACGCTATTGTAGAAGTGAAAAAAGCTGCGACTATGGCACATTTAAAGCTGGGAAGTCTTTCTTCAGACATAGGTAATGCTATTATCATAGCTTGTAATGAAGTATTACAAGGTGCTCTTTCAGATCAATTTATTCTAGACCCCCTTCAAGGGGGAGCCGGTACTTCGAGCCATATGAATGTTAATGAGGTATTAACAAACCGAGCACTGGAATTATTAGGTCATGAAAAAGGTAATTATGAAGTAATACATCCCCTCCATCATACTAATTTCTCACAATCTACCAATGATGTATACCCAACTGCCTTGAGAATTGCAGCTATTCGTTTATTACGTCCCCTTAGTGAAGCATGTGCAGAATTGCAGAATAGTTTACAACTAAAAGAAAATCAATATGAGCATATTATTAAACTTGGTCGTACACAGCTAATGGATGCTTTACCTATGATGGCTGGTCAAAGTTTTGGTGCTTATGCTCAAGCCGTAGCTAGAGATCGATGGCGACTTTATAAAGTAGAAGAAAGATTGAGACAAATTAATATCGGTGGTACTGCCATAGGAACAGGAATGAATGCTAGTTTAAAGTACATATACACCATCACAGACATTTTGCAGGATACAACGAAGTTGGGGCTTGCACGTAGCGAATTTCCTATGGATATTACGCAAAACATGGATGTGTTTGTGGAGGTTTCAGGCCTTTTAAAATCTGCTGCAACCAATCTTTTTAAAATTGCCAGTGATCTAAGATTGTTAAATTCCGGCCCTAAGGGTGGGATAGGGGAAATTACTTTGCCCTCTGTACAGATAGGCTCCTCCATTATGTCTGGCAAAGTAAACCCTGTTATAGCAGAAATGGTATGCCAAATGGCTATGAAGGTTATGGCCAATGATTATGCCATTACTTTAGCTGCAATGAATGGTCAGCTTGAACTAAATGCTTTTACTCCTCTAATTGCTGATACACTGCTAGAATCTCTAGAAATGATGACAAAGGCTATTCTATTATTTAAGGAAAAGTGTATAGATCATATAGAAATAAACGAAGAAGTATGCAAAAAACATTTATCCGAGTCCTGCGCTATAGCGACTGCATTAGTCTATCATATAGGACATGATTGTGCCTCTCAATTAGTAAAAAAAGCACAGAAGGAGGATAAGGATATTACAGCAGTGTTAAAGGAAGAGAAGCTGATGTCTGAGGAGGAAATAGAAAAGATTTTAAATCCCTACGTAATTACAAAGCCTGGTATTCCAGGAATATAA
- the hydF gene encoding [FeFe] hydrogenase H-cluster maturation GTPase HydF has protein sequence MSMNQTPRSNRIHIALFGNRNAGKSSIINALTGQNIAIVSDVKGTTTDPVYKTMELLPIGPVVFIDTAGLDDEGELGQLRKEKSFEVLNKADIALILIDATIGLTDYDQEIIKLIKSKKIPMQGVLNKMDLQSLHEKELQELEASLGIPFISVSAATGKNIPLLKKAIIKIAPNDEDKFKIVGDLISSGDFVVLVIPIDKAAPKGRLILPQQQTIRDILECDAITIVTKEYELRETLEKLGKKPALVITDSQVFLKVAADTPKDIPLTSFSILFARHKGDLTELVKGAKSIENLENGDKILVAEACTHHQQADDIAHVKIPRWIRQLTGKSLTFEYCAGTQFPKDLKKYKLIIHCGGCMLNRSAMIYRISQAVEAEVPIVNYGVLIAHVQGILQRVISPFPQVKMLWEEDISVIGG, from the coding sequence ATGAGTATGAATCAAACCCCCCGCTCCAACCGTATTCACATTGCTCTTTTTGGTAATAGAAATGCTGGTAAATCTAGCATCATTAATGCTCTTACAGGTCAAAACATTGCTATTGTTTCAGATGTTAAAGGTACTACTACAGATCCAGTTTATAAAACCATGGAGCTTTTACCGATAGGTCCTGTTGTTTTCATTGATACGGCTGGGCTAGATGATGAAGGAGAACTAGGTCAACTAAGGAAGGAAAAATCCTTCGAGGTTTTAAATAAAGCAGATATTGCTTTAATTTTAATTGATGCTACTATTGGGCTTACTGACTATGATCAAGAGATCATAAAACTAATAAAATCAAAAAAAATCCCTATGCAAGGTGTTTTAAATAAGATGGACCTTCAATCATTACACGAAAAAGAATTACAAGAATTAGAAGCTTCCTTAGGAATTCCTTTTATATCGGTTTCTGCCGCAACAGGTAAAAACATTCCTTTATTAAAGAAGGCAATCATCAAAATTGCTCCTAATGATGAGGATAAATTTAAAATCGTAGGAGATCTTATTTCTTCTGGAGACTTTGTGGTGCTAGTGATTCCCATCGATAAAGCGGCACCTAAGGGGCGGCTCATTCTACCCCAGCAGCAAACCATAAGAGACATCTTAGAATGTGATGCCATTACAATTGTTACAAAGGAGTACGAACTACGAGAAACCTTAGAAAAGCTTGGGAAAAAACCAGCTTTAGTAATAACGGATTCCCAGGTTTTTCTAAAAGTAGCGGCGGACACACCAAAAGATATTCCATTAACCTCTTTTTCTATCTTATTTGCTAGACATAAGGGGGACTTGACAGAATTAGTCAAGGGGGCAAAGTCTATTGAAAACCTTGAAAATGGGGATAAGATTCTAGTAGCGGAAGCCTGTACCCACCACCAACAGGCAGATGATATTGCCCACGTTAAAATTCCACGATGGATTAGACAGCTGACAGGAAAAAGTTTAACCTTTGAATACTGTGCAGGTACACAATTTCCGAAGGATTTAAAAAAATATAAACTAATCATCCACTGCGGTGGATGTATGCTAAATCGTTCTGCTATGATTTATAGGATTTCTCAAGCTGTTGAAGCAGAGGTTCCGATTGTCAACTATGGTGTTTTAATAGCCCATGTTCAGGGAATTTTACAACGGGTTATTTCTCCTTTCCCACAGGTAAAAATGTTATGGGAAGAAGATATATCTGTGATTGGAGGATGA
- the hydE gene encoding [FeFe] hydrogenase H-cluster radical SAM maturase HydE codes for MSNKLIEKLYHHHVLTKEELVALISGLEEEGKKLLFHYSLQTKIRYYGKKIYMRGLIEFSNYCKQDCLYCGLRSSNKKIERYRLSAEEILQCCKEGYRLGYRTFVLQSGEDFWYEEDQLIYIVEKIKEIYEDVAVTLSIGERSKELYQQLFKVGADRFLLRHETASKTLYEKLHPTMSFESRRATLKMLREIGYQIGAGFMVGLPDQTAEDLAEDLFFLKELNPDMIGIGPFIPHGETPLRNAVAGSLEDTLVMVALARLMVPEALLPATTALGTLDLKGREKAILAGANVVMPNLSPTKVRPLYELYENKICIDDEPAHCRDCIEKRITSTGMEVDLSRGDSFQFEKNKLQ; via the coding sequence ATGAGTAATAAACTGATTGAAAAGCTCTATCATCATCATGTTTTAACAAAAGAAGAATTAGTGGCACTAATAAGTGGCTTAGAAGAGGAAGGTAAAAAATTGCTCTTCCACTATAGTTTGCAAACAAAAATTCGTTATTATGGTAAAAAAATATACATGAGGGGTCTTATCGAATTCTCCAACTATTGTAAGCAAGACTGTCTTTATTGTGGTCTTAGGAGCTCTAATAAGAAGATAGAACGGTACCGACTTTCTGCTGAAGAAATTCTCCAGTGTTGCAAGGAAGGCTACCGCCTTGGCTATAGAACTTTTGTGCTTCAAAGTGGTGAAGATTTTTGGTACGAAGAAGATCAGTTGATTTACATTGTAGAAAAAATCAAAGAAATATATGAGGATGTTGCTGTCACCTTATCTATTGGAGAGAGAAGTAAAGAGCTTTACCAACAACTGTTCAAAGTGGGGGCAGATCGATTCTTGCTACGGCACGAAACTGCATCAAAGACTTTGTACGAAAAGCTTCATCCCACTATGAGTTTTGAAAGTAGAAGAGCTACCCTAAAGATGTTGAGGGAAATTGGTTACCAAATAGGGGCTGGATTTATGGTGGGACTACCGGATCAGACAGCAGAAGACTTAGCAGAGGATTTGTTTTTTCTAAAGGAATTAAATCCTGATATGATCGGGATAGGACCTTTTATTCCCCACGGAGAAACACCTTTAAGAAATGCTGTAGCAGGCTCCCTAGAGGATACATTGGTAATGGTGGCGTTAGCACGATTAATGGTTCCAGAGGCTTTGTTACCTGCTACCACTGCACTAGGAACCTTGGACCTTAAAGGAAGAGAGAAGGCAATTTTAGCTGGAGCTAATGTTGTCATGCCTAATCTTTCTCCCACGAAAGTAAGGCCTCTTTATGAACTTTATGAAAATAAAATTTGCATTGATGATGAACCAGCCCATTGTCGGGATTGTATAGAAAAAAGAATTACTTCTACAGGTATGGAAGTGGATTTAAGTCGAGGAGATAGTTTTCAATTCGAAAAAAATAAGCTTCAATAG
- a CDS encoding peptidylprolyl isomerase has protein sequence MTNTGMKKFIAMMTVVLAITLLSTGCDGEKVSEEPEITNNTENPRVQIEMQDGSKMVLELYPEFAPKTVENFVNLSKSGFYDGLTFHRIIEGFMIQGGDPDGNGTGGSEKNIEGEFAENGFPQNTLKHTKGVISMARSGDPNSARSQFFIMHGDESFLDGKYAAFGKLIEGEETLDKIANTPVELNPYSGEVSSPQEDIIIKQVTILDR, from the coding sequence ATGACAAACACTGGTATGAAAAAATTTATTGCAATGATGACGGTTGTACTGGCAATAACTTTACTAAGTACAGGATGTGATGGTGAAAAAGTTAGTGAAGAGCCTGAAATTACTAATAATACTGAAAATCCTAGGGTGCAGATAGAGATGCAGGATGGTAGCAAGATGGTTTTAGAATTATACCCTGAATTCGCTCCTAAAACAGTAGAAAACTTTGTTAATCTTTCTAAATCTGGCTTCTATGATGGTTTAACATTCCATAGAATAATTGAAGGATTTATGATTCAAGGCGGTGATCCTGATGGAAATGGCACAGGAGGATCAGAGAAAAACATTGAAGGGGAATTTGCTGAAAATGGATTCCCACAAAACACTTTAAAACATACTAAAGGGGTTATTTCTATGGCACGTAGTGGTGATCCCAATTCTGCAAGAAGCCAGTTTTTTATAATGCATGGGGATGAAAGTTTTCTTGATGGTAAATATGCAGCCTTCGGTAAGCTAATAGAGGGGGAAGAAACTCTAGATAAAATAGCAAATACACCTGTAGAGCTGAATCCTTATTCTGGAGAAGTATCTAGCCCTCAGGAGGACATAATCATTAAGCAAGTAACAATACTGGATAGATAA
- a CDS encoding ABC transporter permease → MGKNLIFYNKIGFVTLLKREIHRFMKVSVQTILAPLLSNILYLGIFGGMLQTREVGIEGISYLHFLVPGLTTMGAILSAFQNPAFSIIVQKFQNTIQDLNSYPISDIEKSLAFILGGTFRGLLVGTLTYLATAFFVGYTIEYPLFFFISLSVTSFIFASIGLISGLLLDSFEKLNFVLAIVITPLTYIGGVFFEITKLPGILSKIRYINPIYPLVNLTRYTYIGVYEGNLLLQLLAGSIFLIGLFLTAVYIFKKGYGIKID, encoded by the coding sequence ATGGGTAAAAATTTGATATTTTATAATAAAATTGGTTTTGTAACATTACTCAAAAGGGAAATTCATAGGTTTATGAAGGTTTCTGTTCAAACTATTCTTGCCCCTTTACTTTCAAATATACTGTATTTAGGTATATTTGGAGGAATGCTGCAAACTAGAGAAGTGGGCATCGAAGGGATAAGTTATCTCCACTTTCTTGTCCCTGGGTTAACTACCATGGGGGCAATCCTTTCCGCATTCCAAAACCCTGCATTTTCTATCATTGTACAAAAATTTCAAAATACTATACAAGATTTGAACAGCTATCCAATTTCTGATATAGAAAAATCTTTGGCCTTTATTCTTGGTGGAACCTTCAGAGGTTTGCTGGTAGGTACATTAACCTATTTAGCTACAGCTTTTTTTGTTGGATATACAATAGAGTACCCTTTGTTTTTCTTTATTTCTCTTTCTGTCACGTCATTTATTTTTGCATCCATAGGCTTAATTTCAGGTCTTTTATTAGATAGCTTTGAAAAATTGAATTTTGTGTTGGCTATTGTTATTACACCGTTAACCTATATAGGAGGTGTATTCTTTGAGATTACAAAATTACCTGGAATTTTATCGAAAATTAGATATATAAATCCTATCTATCCACTTGTAAATCTTACTCGATACACTTATATAGGTGTTTATGAAGGCAATTTATTACTACAGTTGTTGGCAGGCAGTATCTTCCTCATTGGACTTTTTTTAACTGCAGTCTACATATTCAAAAAAGGTTATGGAATTAAAATAGATTAA
- a CDS encoding ABC transporter ATP-binding protein, with product MLTISNLSKTYLKTKKVALKDINLNIEKGEFTALLGQNGAGKTTLINILAGNVKKTHGEVKIGDHDLENSELETKKIIGIVPQEISYETAFTVEEILKKQAGYFGFKNNNAYIDELLESLALEDKKKAYGRELSGGMKRRLLIAKALIHKPEILILDEPTAGVDIELRHAMYEFLKKLHKSGMTIILTTHYIEEAEKLCKRVVVINKGEIIADEPKDKLLKDFSKEIKVEIDFDCELSINDFKFLSEYNVEIKDKKKLILKIVKNDLTKVIEKIVQKNMKFIDLNIEKQSLEDIYLQLIRR from the coding sequence ATGCTAACTATAAGTAATTTGTCAAAAACTTATTTAAAAACAAAAAAAGTAGCTTTAAAAGACATTAACTTAAATATAGAAAAGGGGGAATTCACAGCACTACTTGGTCAAAATGGTGCGGGAAAAACTACTTTAATCAACATACTGGCAGGAAATGTTAAAAAGACCCATGGCGAGGTAAAAATAGGAGATCACGATCTAGAAAACAGCGAATTGGAAACAAAAAAAATTATTGGTATTGTTCCTCAGGAAATATCCTATGAGACTGCTTTTACTGTGGAGGAGATTTTAAAAAAGCAGGCGGGATACTTTGGCTTTAAAAACAACAATGCGTATATTGATGAATTATTGGAGTCCTTGGCATTAGAGGATAAGAAAAAGGCTTATGGTAGAGAACTCTCAGGGGGGATGAAAAGAAGACTATTGATAGCAAAAGCCCTTATCCATAAACCAGAAATTCTTATTCTAGACGAACCTACCGCTGGAGTAGATATAGAATTAAGACACGCTATGTATGAATTTCTAAAAAAATTACATAAGTCAGGGATGACCATCATATTGACCACCCACTATATTGAAGAAGCAGAAAAACTATGTAAAAGGGTGGTTGTAATAAATAAAGGGGAAATTATTGCAGATGAACCGAAGGATAAATTGTTAAAAGACTTTTCTAAAGAAATAAAAGTAGAAATCGACTTTGATTGCGAATTAAGTATAAATGACTTTAAATTTTTAAGTGAGTACAATGTAGAAATAAAAGATAAGAAAAAACTTATACTGAAGATTGTAAAAAATGATTTAACAAAGGTTATAGAGAAAATAGTGCAAAAAAATATGAAATTTATAGACTTAAATATAGAAAAACAAAGTTTGGAAGATATCTATCTACAGTTAATCAGACGTTAG
- a CDS encoding DUF378 domain-containing protein, producing MDRLALILVIIGALNWGLIGLFQFDLVASLFGGQGTLLSRAIYTLVGIAGAYCISLLFRERTASRE from the coding sequence ATGGATAGATTAGCTCTTATATTAGTAATCATAGGTGCATTAAACTGGGGTCTAATAGGCTTATTTCAGTTTGATTTAGTAGCATCTTTATTTGGCGGTCAAGGTACTTTATTAAGTAGAGCCATATATACTTTGGTAGGAATTGCTGGTGCTTATTGTATCAGTCTCTTGTTTAGAGAAAGAACTGCCTCAAGAGAGTAA